The following are encoded in a window of Pseudomonas graminis genomic DNA:
- a CDS encoding aminopeptidase: MIRSKKAWLQRGLPMLATLLLGGCSSLSYYSQLASGQMALLRAREPVADVIADPNRDTQLRDHLLKSQQARAFATEHLHLPDNRSYRLYADIHRPFVVWNVFATGEFSLDPVTHCFPIAGCVAYRGYYTQGAARGDAAVQKLEGKDVYVSGVEAYSTLGWFDDPIMSSMMNWGDERLATLIFHELAHQRFYVKDDSEFNESYASFVEQEGTRQWRAARGLPAEGGSSEARRRDQLTELALVTRDRLKALYAEPLSPQVMRERKAAEFERLRSEYRQLRDSQWGGDKRFDGWVYAPMNNARLLPIGLYDQWVPAFEALFRQVSGDWPAFYSAVEKLGELPKEERKAALERLAKKST; the protein is encoded by the coding sequence AGCGGCCAGATGGCCCTGCTGCGAGCGCGCGAGCCGGTTGCCGACGTCATCGCGGATCCGAATCGCGATACCCAGTTGCGCGATCACCTCCTCAAGTCGCAGCAAGCCCGTGCGTTCGCGACCGAGCATCTGCACCTGCCGGATAACCGCAGCTACCGCCTTTACGCTGACATCCATCGCCCGTTTGTTGTCTGGAACGTGTTCGCGACTGGCGAATTTTCCCTGGATCCTGTCACCCATTGCTTCCCCATTGCCGGGTGCGTGGCCTATCGCGGCTATTACACTCAAGGCGCCGCGCGCGGGGATGCGGCTGTGCAGAAGCTTGAGGGAAAGGACGTGTATGTCAGCGGCGTGGAGGCGTATTCGACGCTTGGCTGGTTCGATGACCCGATCATGAGTTCGATGATGAACTGGGGCGATGAGCGACTGGCCACGCTGATCTTCCACGAGCTGGCGCACCAGCGGTTTTACGTGAAGGACGACAGCGAGTTCAACGAGTCCTACGCCAGTTTTGTGGAGCAGGAAGGCACCCGCCAGTGGCGCGCGGCGCGTGGTTTACCTGCCGAAGGAGGATCTTCGGAAGCCCGGCGACGTGATCAGCTGACCGAACTGGCCCTCGTCACCCGCGATCGGCTGAAGGCGCTGTACGCCGAGCCGCTGAGTCCGCAGGTGATGCGCGAACGCAAGGCCGCTGAGTTCGAGCGTCTGCGCAGCGAGTATCGGCAGTTGCGCGACAGCCAATGGGGCGGCGACAAGCGTTTCGACGGCTGGGTGTATGCGCCGATGAACAACGCACGCCTGTTGCCCATCGGTTTGTACGATCAATGGGTGCCGGCGTTTGAAGCGTTGTTCAGGCAGGTGAGCGGTGATTGGCCTGCGTTCTATTCGGCGGTGGAAAAGTTGGGCGAATTGCCCAAGGAAGAGCGCAAGGCCGCGTTGGAGCGGCTGGCTAAAAAATCCACGTAG
- a CDS encoding HAD family hydrolase has product MHYQNILFDLDGTLTDPREGITRSIQFALSKLGIDEPDITRLEHFIGPPLLQQFMRAYDFDEAKAWDAVGFYRERFKVTGLYENLVFDGIFELLDMLSDQGRTLFIATSKPWVFAHEIARHFDFARHFKVIYGSELDGTRTDKVELIRHLLDEEQLDPKQTLMVGDRKHDLIGGKRNGLDVAAVGYGFGSREELEAEAPTYHFDSVGALHEAFLKS; this is encoded by the coding sequence ATGCATTACCAGAATATTCTGTTCGACCTGGACGGCACCCTGACCGATCCGCGCGAAGGCATCACCCGGTCCATCCAGTTTGCCTTGAGCAAGCTGGGCATCGACGAACCCGACATCACTCGGCTCGAGCACTTCATCGGCCCGCCGCTGTTGCAGCAATTCATGCGCGCCTACGACTTCGACGAAGCAAAGGCCTGGGACGCGGTGGGCTTTTACCGCGAGCGTTTCAAGGTGACGGGCCTGTACGAGAATCTGGTGTTCGACGGCATCTTCGAACTGCTCGACATGCTCTCGGATCAGGGCCGTACGCTGTTCATCGCGACGTCCAAGCCTTGGGTGTTCGCCCATGAAATCGCCCGGCATTTCGACTTCGCGCGCCATTTCAAGGTGATCTACGGCAGCGAGCTGGACGGCACCCGCACTGACAAAGTCGAGCTGATCCGGCACTTGCTGGATGAAGAGCAGCTCGATCCGAAACAGACGCTGATGGTCGGCGACCGCAAACACGATTTGATTGGCGGCAAGCGCAACGGCTTGGACGTGGCGGCGGTGGGGTATGGATTTGGCAGTCGGGAGGAGCTGGAGGCCGAGGCGCCGACCTATCATTTTGATTCGGTGGGCGCGCTGCATGAGGCGTTTCTCAAAAGCTGA